The window GTATAGCAAAACAGAGGCACTAAGAGACATACCTTTTTGAGAACAGTTGAAAGAGGTTTCTAATATATTGACAAATTGCTTTACATAAGGGAATGTATGCATATCATAATAGAAATCTTCAGCAAATCCATAATATCTCTGAAgattgcatttttttaaagacaACGGTCTTCTGTTAATAATATTAGTGGTAATAAGTTTTGTGCGATGAGGATCAACAATAAAATAAGCATTGTCTTTAGAGGAGATATCAAATTCTGCGCTTGTCACGATAAACCATACAAGCGAATCGTTTCTATAGTACTGGCTTAgtccatcttcttcatcagtcTCATCGTTATCCTCCATTATATCCACATCAGCCAAACTAGAATCAAAAGCGATTGGGATCAAATCGTCTTGACAAAGAATTCTTTTACTGTCActgaagaaattctttAGACCCTTAAGgataatattttgaaggaatttttgagattgaaGCCAACCCCCAACTCttgaaatgaaaacttCATTAGCAATGGGAATATCTGGATAGCCTATGTTTGACTTTAAAATTGTCACGGTATCACAATCAGGAAAGCTGGCCCTCACTTTAGGCGGTACGTATAttgtgtttttttcaaagttattCGGGAGTAATAAAACAAACAGCTTGACTAGTCTGATACAGCCCATATTGGATATTGTTACAAAAGATCCACTCGTGACATCCAGGCGTAAGAGAGTCTCAGCGTTTGTAAAGGCATATATCGAATCGTCATCATTGATGTGAGGTATAGGTCGAAGAAAATCTTTCGAAATTGCGTAGGGGAGGGGTTCAAGCTTAACGGACAAAGCAGAATTTGTCCCTATTTTAGGTAATGCatattcatcatcttcgttGCTATATTTTACAGCTCTTAGTTTCTGATCAACATCCTTGACCAATACCAGTTCAGTTTTAGCAAAATCTATAAAACCTTGTGGAAAAGGTGTACAATTTATAATCTGGCAGAGACTGGATGTTAAAATATCTCGAGAATGAACCACAGTTTCTACGGACTTGATGCCATACTTGTAATGTaaaaattgttgttgttgggTCTCTTGCGATAGATCCATTAGTTTTGAGTATAATTGATCATTAATCATGAATGTTACGCTTTCCAGTACGGGTATTCGATTGCTTTGTATGAGCTCAAAGTAACAGAAATCTACGGTGGGTTGTGTTGGAACGAACCCAAATAATTTGGAAGGTACAACTATACTACAAAAGGGCAATGAATCATCCAATGTGCACTGTACAGTTTTGTTTGTTGCGCAGTTTGGACCATACCGTGGCAATTCAATTGTTCCATATAAATTTTCAGCTTTATCACCGTATTCTAGATATATATCCCTAGAAATGCCACAAGGAGCATATATTCCAGAATGACTAAAAATAAGCGATgctttcatatttttgtaaCAATAATTGTTGCTATACTGAAAATACACCGCTAAAACCTTTTCTCAACTGTTGCACTCTTTGCTTCCATTATAATGACTCGTTTGTAAGTCTCCGATGATCGCACTTTCTCGGAAGTACTTTGCGATTATCGCCGGTTAGTATGTGGTGTAAGGAGGTGATGATACCtacattatatataataatcTTCTAATTCTTTCTTAGCAAAACGCTTCTTCCGAGAAGCTCTTTAGCTTCGTTTATCTTGGCCGCTATATAGGGACTTCCTCCCTTATCTGGATGGTTTTGAACCATAGCCTTtctatgttttttttttaacagtTTTTCATCCAAGTGATTAATCTCTCTTGCGGAGATATCCAAGATGAGTAAAGCTTCTGGTTCTGTCATTCGAGGCGCAAAGCCGCCCTGGTACTGGTTCAACCGATTTTTCAGCTGTTCATCTATCAGCGAGCTTTTGAACTTGAGCTCATTGCGATAGCCAGCTGTTGCGTTTTCTATGCGAATATTATTTAGTTTTGCTATGGTCAAAGGAGATAGAGTCTTGTAAACGGTCCACGCACTGAGACCAGACTTAACACTGAGAGCAACCATTGTCACCCCCAGACCGATTATTATAGGCAACACCATGCTCGCTAGGCTATTCTTTGTAGTCGTATACTGTGTATTGAATAGTTCCTTTAAcgaattgttttttttttcagattgTATCTCCGTTTCCGGTATTGTTACTAAAGATGATCTTTTAGCTTTAGCAATTACGTTAATCACAGAATAAGCTatagatgaaaaagaaacgaagTGGGCAGCAATGCCTGAATCAAGAACAATACTTTACGAGACATGAGACGTGGGATGTGTCGTTCTCGCATCAATGGGAAGCCAAAgccaaaaaatttgttctAGGACGCCcatgaaagaaagaagtcCTATCATGTAAGATTATATTTCAACTAAATCATGCATAGAAAAACATTATTCACAATTGAAGTAGTCTATGCTGGTTCCTTTTGTCACCTTTTTAGTGATATAGGTCTTGCTGGTTCAATTACTTTCCTATTTCGGACACGCTGGGTCCGCGCTATGTGAAAAAACAAGAGGCTGACAAGAGACTAATTTAGTGACACTTTCCAGATGTGTATTCAAGGTTTTATGAGTATGGTGCTGGTTTGACGCTACGAACTGAATTTGGTACTCCCTTTTCAATGTGGCTTGTCattatcctttttttcccaCAACAGTACAATTATAAAAGCAGAAGACATTCTTTGCCTACCTAAAACTCATGTTCTTCATCGCAAGTTTCTCTGATAATCATCCCTTCCATCTGACTATATCAACATaaacaattcttcaatCGAAATCTAAAACACTAAAATGAATAAACTATTTTTACCGCTAGTGCGAATCCTTTCATTACTCAGCTTTACTCACGCTCTTATACAAGCACAACCAGTTCtacaaaatattcaaataatAGATAGTTATACCAAGACAAAAGAATGTACGGACCCAGATCATTGGTTCATTATTGAGGGAAAATTGTCCATCCCGAAGGGAAGTCAGGAAAGTATATCATTTCAAGTGCCTGAAGCCTTTGATTCATTCCCTCAAGAATCTTTCAGCATAAAATATAACTCGAACAGCGCCGCCACGATATCGCGGTCAGATGAACCGACAAACAATTTTACCATTTCTATTCCAGAGAAAATTTCAGAAGATATAACCACCACATTTAATTTCCTTGCACAGCTTACATCAGATGCTAAGTCAAAAGTTACAGAACCGAAGTCAATCGTGTACAGTTTCTATTCAGAAGGTGAAATGTTTAATGACGTCATTGATTATGTTGCTAAGAATACCTCTGCTATAACAACAAATGGGGGcatatacaaaaaaaataatactgCCTGGTTTACTGTTGATTTGCCAATGGCAACTTTTTTACAGCCTTTTTATCTGACTTCTCAAGCATCGTCCTCTTCTGGATATGAATTTAATACCAAGCTAACTAAGTTCGAGGTTATCACTGCTGTTGACTCTTTTAATGAACCTCTTAGGTCCATTCCATATACAGCTGTTCATGATTACTCCGCTGGAGACCAAATCAAATGCCTGTTTAATTCTACCGTTAGTGGTGGGTTATACTTGCGTGTGACTTACTTCACGAAGGAGCTATCTAGCTCGTCCATATCGAATGCTGTAGAGTTAATATATCCTGATGAGATGACGtctgaaaaacttttgaacAAAAGAGATACTTCAACCACCTTAGGTTTGGAGTTTTTTTCCGAGTCAGCAGCTAATATTGATCCCACCACCAGTGATGAAACCACAAGTTCGAATGCTGCTATTGCACCAACTTATTCAAACTCAACAAATTCTTATGCATCACAATCATCAGTTGCTACAAGTTTAAATAGTCAAATTTCTACTTCTTCAGCCAATAACGCCAGCAACGCGTTCCAAACTTCTTCATCCGTTACTCCTCTGGCTGAATCTGGCTCCATAGTAAGCAATGCGGAAGCTTCTTCCACGGTTACAGTATCTACAGGTACCCATTCTTCAGTATATGGTACAAGGCAGGTATCTGTAGATGTTTCAAAGGCGTCAACACTAAGTTCTTCGAATTCAACCTTTTCTACTCCTTCATCTACTCAATCTTTCATGGTAACCCAAAGGAGTACCAGCTCAGGTAGTCTATCTGCTATTGAAGCTTCATACGTTAGCAACTCTACAATCGCTGCTACTCAAACTGTTACGACTACTTCATCAAGTGGTAATGTAACTGTTTCCTCTATTGAACAATCTGCAACTACGACATCATCTGTTAGTAACATCACAATTTCAGTATTATCATCTAATACAAAACATGCAATAAGCCATTCATACGTTAGTAATTCCACAGCTACTCCATCTTCGTCTATTCTCAAATCCATCACTAGCGTTCCATACGTAGCAAACTCCACAACATCAGCTGCAGCACAATCTGCTACTATTGCCCCCTTTGCAACTAATTTTACAGTAGCCAGCCTTTCATCCCATATTACAAATACTTCCTCAGTTGACACTATTACTTCCAGTTTATCTTCCGGTCCATTTGTGTCAAACATAACGGTGGCGTCGGGGTCTTATAGACTAAGTACTACTACAGAATCTGCACAACTTACAGAAATTGGAAGTTTGATACCGATCTCCACAATTACTACTAGCACAACTAACCTTCCAACCAACCGAACTGGTTACGATAATTTAGTTTCTTCCACTGAAACAGTTCAAGCTACAACAACTAATGATTCACCTACATTTTCAACAACCAACACTAAGGATGCGACAATACTCTTTAGTTCCAGAAACgctacttcttctttaaattcCGTTTCTGGTTCGCTTCCAACCACTCATGGTAATAGCCCGCTATCAACTTCTATAATTGGCACTAAACTTACCGCAGCCGCCACTGGCAGAAATGGCAGTTCAAGTTCAGCTTCCCCTACTAACTTCAATCAAACCATAGCTACTGTTACGGATAGGAGTGGCGCATACAGTATAACCTCATCCACAGAGTCAGCACAGATTACAGAATACGGAAGCTTGCTTCCGATTTCCACCCTACAAAAATCTGCATTTGCCACCGGTAGCGGTAAAAACGGTACCTCTGGTTTCGTTTCCTCTACCAAATTCACACCTACTACTGCTACTGCTACTGCTACTGCTACTGATAAAGGTAACGCTTATAGTGTAATATCTTCTACAGAATCCGCTCTGGTTACAGAATATGGTAGTTTGCTTCCAGTCTCTaccttgaaaaaatcaacagTCATTATGGGCACCGATAAGGACGGTTTGTATACTTTGACCACATGTATTGAATCCGCCGAAGCAACAGAATATAGTGGTTTAATTCCAATTTCTACAATCCGAAGTTCATACATTTATACTTTGACTGATGAAAGCGTAGTAGCTAGTTACAGTACCACAATAGATGCTGCACAATACGCCAAACATACAAGTTTAGTTGCAGTATCCACCATAAAGGATGCAAAATCCTCTCTTTCTACCGAAGAAAGTGTAGTAACTGGTTATAGCACCACAGTAGGCGCTGCACAATACGCCAAGCATACAAGTTTAGTTGCAGTATCCACCATAAAGGATGCAAAATCCTCTCTTTCTACCGAAGAAAGTGTAGTAACTGGTTATAGCACCACAGTAGGCGCTGCACAATACGCCAAGCATACAAGTTTAGTTGCAGTATCCACCATAAAGGATGCAAAATCCTCTCTTTCTACCGAAGAAAGTGTAGTAACTGGTTATAGCACCACAGTAGGCGCTGCACAATACGCCAAGCATACAAGTTTAGTTGCAGTATCCACCATAAAGGATGCAAAATCCTCTCTTTCTACCGAAGAAAGTGTAGTAACTGGTTATAGCACCACAGTAAGTGATGCACAATATAACAAACATACAAGCTTAGTCCCCGTAGATACATTGAAGGTTAGTACATTCCAAGAACCAACGATAACTGAGGTTTGTACCACATGTACCGCCGCATCTTCCTTTCATTCCGCAACTTTAGGTGCTTATACTACGCTAACAAGCTCCAAAGAGTCTCTATCTACAATTGTTACATGGTATTCCTCCTCAACTATCAAGCCTCCTTCAGTTTCCACTTACATGGGTGCTGCCAATCAATTAAATATAAGTATTGGTGGTCTATTATTGGGTATAATGTCTTTTCTATTGTAAGAAATAATACTTcattgaaggaaaaaatataaaataagCTGGTAGTTCTTTTAATCTGATGCATAAATAATCTTTCATAAACGTTTTTAATCATAATGATAAATTATCTTCACCACCGTACGTGGTTTTCACATAAATCCAAAACACATTCTTTTTAGTTTAACTAATTTACACCAATATTTCTACGGAGGGCCTATTAGTTTCCAATGATGGTCTTGGAGTTACTCTTCTCAACAGGCGATCTTCTAGGCATCTACTACTCAACAATCGGTCTTGTACTTCAGGTCTTACATTAAAGTATAAACCTTTTTCATCCTTCGTATGTTTGGACTTTTTGTACTTGTAGGTCTCAATAGGAAGTAGCCATTCTAACCAAGATGAACCCATAATATCTTGCCAGTTGGCCATTGAGGAACCCAAATCAAATACATTCTCTGAATATACATTTGTTCCATAGCTATCGTTGATGATTTCGAGATCCCTTCGGTATCTTCTCATACCATGTACCTCGATAgttgtttgatttttacAAACCTGATAAATGCTGAAAACGGTAAATGCTAGAACAGTAATGAAGACAGCAACGGCTAACAGCGCCACACCTAATAGTTGAAAGTCAATCAATTCACGGTTAAAACTACCAGAATTAAACCACGTACCGAGCTCATAACAGGTGTAAATTAGAACTAAGAATGCATAACATGTAGTGTACATtaaaaattgaataaaaaacttCTGATTCTTAAAACCGGTGCATTCGGCGAACCACGGGCAATGATGATCCATCTTCAGTACACAAATATCACACGATGAACAATGATGACAGCGATCTGGCTTCCAAACATGGCATACTTGGCACACTCGAAACCTTCCATCGTGTTTTAAGGTCATACACCTTTTTGAGATATACTCTGGAGGAAGTTCGAGACCATTTTCTGCTGCTTTAAGGTCATGGACTATTAAGTCTGGGAAATCTAAAGGAGATCCAGGACCTCTAGAAATAACTTTGTAATACGTGTACAAGGCTACTGTCAATGTCGCAACTATTGTTAACGTGAGAAACCATTTCGGTATTTCATGGATTCTTGTCAGTGTTATATATGTGGTCCAGGCATATAGGCATGTTGTCAAACACCTGGGAAAAAACTTAGTGAGCGagaaattttcattcatcTGTGAACGAAAATATACCAAGTTGGATTTCTGGCTTATTTGTTACGTATTTCTCTGAGGTACCCACACAAATTgccttttgatttttctggAACCGCAGTCACATTATAGTTTATCAATggagaaaattgaaaaagtcaGCTAGTTAGCGCAAAGAGCATTCATTGAGAAATGGTGCAAGAAAACACAGAACAAGCTTGGTAACGCCAAAGCATTTTAGCGAACTAAAGAAATCTGGGCTAAAATGTTTCTTACGGCTTACCAAtataaaacagaaaaaacaatCTTAATTTACCTGCCCAGACTTTTTTAAGAGGATTCTTCCGAATATTTAAAGTTTGTAACATTAAGCTTATATAAGTTCATTGAAACTCAAGTTTTATATCTTTGGACACACATAAGTCCTTATAGAGCTGTAGATTATCGGGCTTGATCTGTATAACAGTCGAGTAGCTATCAAGAACAGGTTTATAATTATCGACATCGAGGACTTTTTCatagaatttttcatcaaccAACACATGATCAGGAGCAATAAGCAATGCTTCTACTGTCGTTTCATCATCGTTATCACCGCTGTCGTATAAATCAGTAAAATCTTCTGCAATATCAACTGGCGATTCTCCTATAGTTTCTTTTACCGATGAAATTTCGTTATTTTCATGACTGATAAAAATGGGATATTTCGAGTATGAAAATGAattcattttgttttctagcTTTTGGCTTCTATTGGAGATTATATGTAAGTAATGCTCATACAGTTCTAATTCTTGCTTCGGAGacatgtttttttctaaacAAGTAGTTTCAGTTTCTCTTATACTAATTCCTTCCAAATTCTTGCTGGAGGTGATCATTTTCAGCTTGTTATTCAGCCAACTCTGTTTCCTGGAGGTAAATGGCGACATAGATTTATCCTGTTTTGTTAACGTATTATGATATCTTCTTGTCGAGTTCATGTTATATGCAAAAAGATCGCGAATCCAAGTTACCGATCTTGGTAGATAGTATTCATTCCAGTAGTTATCGAAGGCGCCAGGATAACCTCTAAcatttttaataattttctCTCTAGTGACATCGTTTCCTGTTGCAATGAGTTCTTCATTAATCAGTTCTTTTATGCTTTTAATGTGGTAATCATTCCACCAGTGAGTATAACTCCTTCTTGGCATGTTGAGAGTATACGCATTATGCAAATAAAAATCGGTGTTCATTTCCCACAATGAGGGAAATCCCTCTTTCCAAGCGTAATGACCCAAAAATAAATTAATAGCATCTTGCCTTTGTGCATCGACAAATGAATTACTGTAAAACCTTTTAATACTTTCGATCATGTCCCTTGAGTGTGAACTCCattgatttatttttctataGGTTTCCATGGTGTTTACCAAGTGCGAGCCGCCATATTGTAGTGCAATAGTATCACCTAAATCATGGAACAGTTCGGTCAATATGTTTACAATATCTGAATCGTATTCTAAGTAACTATTATCGATAATTCCCAAAGATTTGAGTTGGAAACCAAGTGCCCTTTTGCCGATAACGAATTGGGCAGCATTGGTTCTATCAAGGCAGTCGATACAATTGCTTCGACATATTCCTTCTTGAATCTTGGTAGAAGCGAAATCTGGCCCATTGTGAAATATTCCTGTTCTTGTGACGGTGTCTACAGCATATTTCtctaaaaattcaataacaCCTTGACCATCTTGTTTAGAAGCCCTGCTCATATCCCAGGAAGTATaatctattttcttttttgttggcAAAAATTCATTCAGATAATCTACACATTGCCCAAATTCCCATAATAATTTAGTTTCTCTAGGtgtcttttctttggtcTTAATTAGGTTCAGAATTTGAATGGTTCCACCGCCatatctttgaaataaGTTATCGAAATGCAATGCAGCTGGAGCAAAAAATGGATCTACCACATTAATTCTAATAGGCGGCTTTGTAGTTAAATTGGACGCATCCTGAGTCCAATATAAGGGAATTGAGCCACGATGCTGCACATGGGAAGTATAGCGATCACTATCGAAGAATCCATTTCCTGGTTGATGAAATGGGGTCAAAATCATATCCGTTACGATTTGTTCTGTTTCCACTTCATTAGCGACATACCCTTTATTGTTAACGCCACGTTTCAGGAAACGTGCACCTGCGAAATGATGGGACCTTCTTGCGATTAAGGTAATGTATGTGGATTTCCCCAAAACGGAAACATTTACTTGGTCAATAAATCCATGTATAATGCATTGAAACCAATCAAAAACAGTATCAATACAAGCAAAAATTGGAGATAACAAATTGTTATTCCAAACAAACATCTCATTATAGTCGCTTATCATGGAAGGTATAGTAATATCAGATCTGTCAACGGCTTTTAATTTCTCCCGCAAAATATTAGTCTGTAAAGTGTTTGTGATATCGTAAGTATAACTGAAATAGAAAGTTTTTGTCAAATCCAAATCCTTGAATATATTCAATAATCTTACCTCatctgaatttttttcaggtttCTTATAGTTGTTCGTAATAGGAATAATATCAATTCCATCAATATGGTTAATACCATGACCACCAATCACTGCAACCTGGCTGTACTTGGTAACCATTATTAAGTAATACCAACAAGTAAATTTAATGAATCCCAAAAGACCATAGCctgtgatttttttatgtaaACCGTCCTCGGTAGCTTCTTCCAAACTTGCCAATACATTCATAATTTCATTCCtggtgaaaaaaacattatcCTCTAACACACTCAATTCTCCACGAGGCACAGTAAGATCAATTTCTAAAATACGAAACATAGTTTCCCTTTTATTGCTTCCCACAATGTACATTCGATCCTTAGTTTCATACAATGTATATTTACCCATTACAAACTTAGAAGTCTTTCTCTGCTTCGACCCAGAAGTGGTGAGTAAACCCCCACCAAGTGTATGTTCTATTGCGTCATTATTCATTCTTGgcctcttttcttctacttTTTGTTACTCTGTATATGTCGAACACAGTCCAACTTTAAACTATATCGCCGGatttatatttattataGCTCTCGGGCAGGCAAGCAAAGTATGTCGTAAGTCAAATCAATACAGAGATTTATGGATTTACAAGCAAATgatgtatatatatgcatatatatataatgcAACTTTAAAAGATACTAACCAATCGTAGGCCAAGTCAAAGAACGTGGGATGAATAAAGTTATTAATATAAGCAGGGGTATGATTTAACAGCCACCCCGGGTTTATGCTAGTCATTGACGTGCTATTGTGAAAATAAGTGTTTACAGGTTTCAATAGTGTTTATCCGACGCAGTAGTACCCATTATCTCTTGAATCGTCCTCTGTTGGCTTTGACAGTTGATTTTCCAgccattattattatgcGCGAAATTTAAGAAACGAAATTAAGTATGGCgacaaaataaaatagtaataattGAATTATTGATATAGAACAGAAATAATTAAGGGCGCTCAGAAGCTACAAGAAGGTGATAGTACACTAAACGATGGTAAATTTCGATTTAGGTCAAGTTGGAGAGGTATTTCGTAGAAAAGACAAAGGGGCTATAGTTGCAGAGGACAActcagaagaagaagatgtcGATGCTTCTGAAttcgaagaagatgaagtaAAGCCTGTGCGTACAAAGAACAGAAGGCCAAAGGAGGATGCGTTTACACAACAAAGATTGGCGGCTATTAACCCGGTGTTAACGCCGAGAACGGTCTTGCCTCTTTACTTGCTGATTGCTGTTGTGTTTGTTATTGTAGGAGGGTGCATATTAGCGCAAAACGCCAAGGTAGATGAGGTGACTATATATTACCAGGATTGTATGAAGAATGCGACGTCATCATGGAGCGAAATGCCCTCTGAATATTGGCAATTGCTTTTccataaaaataaaacatatAATGTGGCACCGCAATGGAAGTTTGTAGACGATGAATCGGATGACTTTACAAAACAAAGGGGCACCTGTCAAATCAGGTTCCATACACCAACAGATATGAAAAACAGTGTTTATTTGAATTATGTACTGGAAAAGTTCGCTGCTAATCACAGAAGGTATGTTCTGTCCTTTAGCGAAGATCAAATACGTGGGGAAGACGCCTCTTATGAAACGGTGCATGATGCAACAGGTATAAATTGTAAACCGTTATCCAAGAACGCTGATGGGAAAATATACTATCCATGTGGGCTAATTGCGAACTCGATGTTCAATGACAGTTTCCCCCTACAGTTAGTAAATGTGGACGATACGTCAAAGAACTATTCGTTGACCAATAAAGGAATTAACTGGGAGtctgataaaaaaaggttcAAAAAAACTAAGTACAATTATACACAGATTGCGCCTCCACCATACTGGGAAAACATGTATCCAGACGGATATAACGAGACAAATATTCCTGATATTCAAGACTGGGAAGAATTTCAGAACTGGATGAGACCAGGTGCGTTTGACAAGATTACAAAATTGATTAGGATCAATAAGAATGAGAGTTTGCCAGCAGGTGAGTATCAATTGGACATTGGCCTGCATTGGCCAGTATTGGAATTCAATGGTAAGAAGGGAATCTACCTGACCCACGGTTCTCATCTTGGCGGCAGCAATCCATTTTTGGGTATAGTTTACCTAATTGGGGGCTGTATCTGTGCCGCCATGGCACTGATATTGCTATCATTTTGGTTAATTGGTGGAAGAAAGATTGCCGATGCATCAAGTTTATCATGGAAcatgaaatagaaaagaagtgatatgttttctttattttaaACCTGtagaatatttttgtttttttgtttttactcttatatatgtatatgtttATGTTTTTTGTCTGAATAGTAATTTATAGGAACCAAATTAAAACCGTTAATAGCCCACCCAAGATTGAAGTAAATGAGCTCATACTTAGATGCTGAGCCTTGTTATGAGAAactgttttcttcattgCAGATTTTACAACACCTATAGTACCGGTTAAAGTACCCATTCCGATGGACCCAACGGAGGGAGAAGCAACTGTTACGTACTGCGACGAGAAGCGTTGAACAAATGTAGTTTGAACAGTAATAGTATTTCCCTGTCTGACAACGGTGACCCACATAGAGGTGGGAGCACGCGTGGTTGTGTAAGTAGAAGTTGTACCTTCCGTGATTGTGATATATGACTCAATAGATAGAGTAGTGACAGCAGTAACTGGTGGCTCTGTGAAATCTGTAGAGGGATCTGGCCTGGTGCCAGCTTCTACTACTGCACTTCCTGTTGAACGGGTCGATTTTACACTGGAGGAAGAAACAGAGGAAGAAACAGAGGAAGAGGCAGAAGAAGCAGCAGATGAACTAACACTTGTGCTAGAGTGTGTGAAGGTCTGAATCAAGGTCACTGTGGAACCTAAATCGTTTGTCGTGGTAACCGTTGATAAATACAGTCCTGAAGACAACGATGAAGTTGCTGTTGGAACAGTCGTAGTAGCCTTACCGGTAGACGATGTGGAAGTAGTGGTCGTTGGAAGCATGGTGGCTCTGTTGACTGTTTGAGTCAAAGTGACTGTGGTTCCGACATCGTTGGTAGTTGTGAACACAGTAGTGAAGAAACCTGTTTGCGCGGTGGTTGTGggagcagcagcagcagcaacagcagcagcagcggTAGCAGGGTCCCATATTGTGGTTTCGGTAAC is drawn from Saccharomyces mikatae IFO 1815 strain IFO1815 genome assembly, chromosome: 14 and contains these coding sequences:
- the EGT2 gene encoding Egt2p (similar to Saccharomyces cerevisiae EGT2 (YNL327W); ancestral locus Anc_3.11), whose amino-acid sequence is MNKLFLPLVRILSLLSFTHALIQAQPVLQNIQIIDSYTKTKECTDPDHWFIIEGKLSIPKGSQESISFQVPEAFDSFPQESFSIKYNSNSAATISRSDEPTNNFTISIPEKISEDITTTFNFLAQLTSDAKSKVTEPKSIVYSFYSEGEMFNDVIDYVAKNTSAITTNGGIYKKNNTAWFTVDLPMATFLQPFYLTSQASSSSGYEFNTKLTKFEVITAVDSFNEPLRSIPYTAVHDYSAGDQIKCLFNSTVSGGLYLRVTYFTKELSSSSISNAVELIYPDEMTSEKLLNKRDTSTTLGLEFFSESAANIDPTTSDETTSSNAAIAPTYSNSTNSYASQSSVATSLNSQISTSSANNASNAFQTSSSVTPLAESGSIVSNAEASSTVTVSTGTHSSVYGTRQVSVDVSKASTLSSSNSTFSTPSSTQSFMVTQRSTSSGSLSAIEASYVSNSTIAATQTVTTTSSSGNVTVSSIEQSATTTSSVSNITISVLSSNTKHAISHSYVSNSTATPSSSILKSITSVPYVANSTTSAAAQSATIAPFATNFTVASLSSHITNTSSVDTITSSLSSGPFVSNITVASGSYRLSTTTESAQLTEIGSLIPISTITTSTTNLPTNRTGYDNLVSSTETVQATTTNDSPTFSTTNTKDATILFSSRNATSSLNSVSGSLPTTHGNSPLSTSIIGTKLTAAATGRNGSSSSASPTNFNQTIATVTDRSGAYSITSSTESAQITEYGSLLPISTLQKSAFATGSGKNGTSGFVSSTKFTPTTATATATATDKGNAYSVISSTESALVTEYGSLLPVSTLKKSTVIMGTDKDGLYTLTTCIESAEATEYSGLIPISTIRSSYIYTLTDESVVASYSTTIDAAQYAKHTSLVAVSTIKDAKSSLSTEESVVTGYSTTVGAAQYAKHTSLVAVSTIKDAKSSLSTEESVVTGYSTTVGAAQYAKHTSLVAVSTIKDAKSSLSTEESVVTGYSTTVGAAQYAKHTSLVAVSTIKDAKSSLSTEESVVTGYSTTVSDAQYNKHTSLVPVDTLKVSTFQEPTITEVCTTCTAASSFHSATLGAYTTLTSSKESLSTIVTWYSSSTIKPPSVSTYMGAANQLNISIGGLLLGIMSFLL
- the MDJ2 gene encoding Mdj2p (similar to Saccharomyces cerevisiae MDJ2 (YNL328C); ancestral locus Anc_3.10), with translation MVLPIIIGLGVTMVALSVKSGLSAWTVYKTLSPLTIAKLNNIRIENATAGYRNELKFKSSLIDEQLKNRLNQYQGGFAPRMTEPEALLILDISAREINHLDEKLLKKKHRKAMVQNHPDKGGSPYIAAKINEAKELLGRSVLLRKN
- the PFA3 gene encoding palmitoyltransferase PFA3 (similar to Saccharomyces cerevisiae PFA3 (YNL326C); ancestral locus Anc_3.12), translated to MNENFSLTKFFPRCLTTCLYAWTTYITLTRIHEIPKWFLTLTIVATLTVALYTYYKVISRGPGSPLDFPDLIVHDLKAAENGLELPPEYISKRCMTLKHDGRFRVCQVCHVWKPDRCHHCSSCDICVLKMDHHCPWFAECTGFKNQKFFIQFLMYTTCYAFLVLIYTCYELGTWFNSGSFNRELIDFQLLGVALLAVAVFITVLAFTVFSIYQVCKNQTTIEVHGMRRYRRDLEIINDSYGTNVYSENVFDLGSSMANWQDIMGSSWLEWLLPIETYKYKKSKHTKDEKGLYFNVRPEVQDRLLSSRCLEDRLLRRVTPRPSLETNRPSVEILV